A region of Arabidopsis thaliana chromosome 5, partial sequence DNA encodes the following proteins:
- the CESA4 gene encoding cellulose synthase A4, whose amino-acid sequence MRFERDGEKNKLAPVDVFVSTVDPLKEPPIITANTILSILAVDYPVNKVSCYVSDDGASMLLFDTLSETSEFARRWVPFCKKYNVEPRAPEFYFSEKIDYLKDKVQTTFVKDRRAMKREYEEFKVRINALVAKAQKKPEEGWVMQDGTPWPGNNTRDHPGMIQVYLGKEGAFDIDGNELPRLVYVSREKRPGYAHHKKAGAMNAMVRVSAVLTNAPFMLNLDCDHYINNSKAIRESMCFLMDPQLGKKLCYVQFPQRFDGIDLNDRYANRNIVFFDINMRGLDGIQGPVYVGTGCVFNRPALYGYEPPVSEKRKKMTCDCWPSWICCCCGGGNRNHKSDSSKKKSGIKSLFSKLKKKTKKKSDDKTMSSYSRKRSSTEAIFDLEDIEEGLEGYDELEKSSLMSQKNFEKRFGMSPVFIASTLMENGGLPEATNTSSLIKEAIHVISCGYEEKTEWGKEIGWIYGSVTEDILTGFRMHCRGWKSVYCMPKRPAFKGSAPINLSDRLHQVLRWALGSVEIFFSRHCPLWYAWGGKLKILERLAYINTIVYPFTSIPLLAYCTIPAVCLLTGKFIIPTINNFASIWFLALFLSIIATAILELRWSGVSINDLWRNEQFWVIGGVSAHLFAVFQGLLKVLFGVDTNFTVTSKGASDEADEFGDLYLFKWTTLLIPPTTLIILNMVGVVAGVSDAINNGYGSWGPLFGKLFFAFWVIVHLYPFLKGLMGRQNRTPTIVVLWSILLASIFSLVWVRIDPFLPKQTGPLLKQCGVDC is encoded by the exons TTCCGAGTTTGCAAGGAGATGGGTTCCGTTTTGCAAGAAGTACAATGTTGAGCCAAGAGCTCCAGAGTTTTACTTCTCAGAGAAGATTGATTACCTAAAGGATAAAGTCCAAACTACATTCGTCAAAGATCGCAGAGCAATGAAG AGAGAATATGAAGAATTCAAAGTGAGGATCAATGCTTTAGTAGCTAAAGCTCAAAAGAAGCCTGAAGAAGGTTGGGTTATGCAAGATGGTACACCATGGCCTGGGAATAACACTCGTGATCATCCCGGGATGATTCAG GTGTATCTCGGCAAAGAAGGAGCATTCGACATTGATGGTAACGAATTGCCACGTCTCGTGTATGTATCAAGAGAGAAGCGTCCTGGTTACGCACACCACAAGAAAGCTGGAGCCATGAATGCAATG GTTCGAGTCTCTGCAGTACTCACTAATGCTCCATTCATGCTTAATCTCGACTGTGACCATTACATCAACAACAGTAAAGCCATAAGAGAATCAATGTGCTTTCTAATGGATCCACAGCTTGGTAAAAAGCTCTGTTATGTCCAATTCCCACAAAGATTCGACGGAATCGATCTTAACGATCGATACGCCAACAGAAACATCGTCTTCTTCGAT ATAAACATGAGAGGCTTAGATGGAATCCAAGGACCAGTCTATGTAGGAACAGGATGTGTATTCAATAGACCAGCATTATACGGATACGAACCTCCGGTATCggaaaaacgaaagaaaatgacatgtgaTTGTTGGCCGTCGTGGATCTGCTGTTGTTGCGGCGGAGGTAACCGTAATCACAAATCAGATTCgtcaaagaagaaatcagGAATCAAGAGCTTGTTCTcgaaactaaagaagaagactaagaagaagagtgatgatAAAACGATGAGCAGCTATAGTAGAAAACGATCATCGACGGAGGCGATTTTTGATTTGGAAGATATTGAGGAAGGGCTTGAAGGATATGATGAGCTTGAGAAATCTTCGTTAATGTCGCAGAAGAATTTTGAGAAGAGATTTGGAATGTCTCCTGTGTTTATTGCGTCGACGTTGATGGAGAACGGAGGATTGCCGGAGGCGACGAACACGAGCTCGTTGATCAAAGAAGCTATTCATGTTATTAGCTGTGGTTATGAAGAGAAGACTGAATGGGGCAAAGAG ATTGGATGGATTTATGGATCAGTAACAGAAGATATCCTCACTGGATTTAGAATGCATTGTAGAGGTTGGAAATCAGTTTACTGTATGCCTAAAAGACCAGCTTTCAAAGGATCAGCTCCGATCAATTTATCTGATCGGTTGCACCAAGTTCTTAGATGGGCTCTTGGTTCCGTCGAAATCTTCTTTAGTCGTCATTGTCCTTTGTGGTATGCTTGGGGAGGCAAGCTTAAGATTCTAGAACGTCTTGCTTACATCAACACAATTGTTTATCCTTTCACTTCTATTCCTCTACTTGCCTATTGTACTATTCCGGCCGTTTGTCTTCTCACCGGCAAGTTCATCATTCCTACG ATCAACAATTTCGCAAGCATATGGTTCTTAGCTCTGTTCCTATCAATCATTGCAACGGCTATCTTAGAACTCCGGTGGAGTGGTGTAAGCATCAATGACCTCTGGCGTAACGAGCAATTCTGGGTGATTGGCGGTGTCTCAGCTCATCTCTTCGCTGTCTTTCAAGGTCTTCTTAAAGTTCTCTTTGGTGTTGACACTAACTTCACCGTCACGTCAAAAGGAGCCAGTGACGAAGCCGATGAGTTTGGAGATCTTTACCTCTTTAAATGGACAACCCTTCTCATCCCTCCGACAACTCTCATTATTCTCAACATGGTCGGTGTTGTTGCCGGAGTTTCTGACGCTATTAACAATGGATATGGTTCTTGGGGACCGCTTTTTGGGAAACTGTTTTTCGCGTTTTGGGTCATTGTTCATCTTTATCCTTTCCTCAAAGGTTTGATGGGTAGACAAAACCGAACACCGACGATTGTTGTTCTTTGGTCTATCCTTCTCGCTTCGATCTTCTCTTTGGTTTGGGTTCGGATTGATCCGTTCTTGCCGAAACAGACTGGTCCGTTACTGAAGCAATGTGGCGTCGACTGTTAA